GTTGGCAATATTGTAATGTGTGAGCTGTACGCCTTTGGGGAATCCTGTGGTTCCGGAGGTGTATTGCATATTGATAACATCGTGAGGATCAAGTGAGGCCTGTCTCTCTTCATATTCTTCGTCAGAAGTAACTGCAGCGAGGTTTATAACTTCAGGCATGGAGTACATGCCGCGGTGTTTTTCCTGTCCTAGGAAGAAAACTCTTTTAAGGTTAGGGAATTTCTCACTTTGGAGATACCCTCTTTCCTGAAGGCGCAGTTCAGGGATAAGTTCATAGGTTGTGTTGATGTAATCAATTTCTCTGAAACCGTCGATTATGACAAGATTTTCGCATTCAGATTGTTTCAGTAGATATTCCAGTTCTGTCGTGCGATAAAAAGTATTAACTGTAAGAAGAATAGCTCCGATCTTGGCAGTGGCAAACTGCAAGGCTACCCAGTAAGGGACGTTTGTTGCCCATATAGCGACTTTTTCGCCTTTTTTAATACCAAGAGCCATAAGTCCCATAGCAAGATCATCAACCATTGTTCCGAATTCACGGTAGGTCGCTCTGAAATCCCGGTCAACGTATACAACAGCTTCATTATCCGGCCATTTTTCGACAGTCTCATCAAGCAAAGCGCCGAGTGTTATTTCTCTGAGATGTGATTTTTCCATGTTATTCTCCATTTTAACCTTTTATTCAGGGAAATAGAGTACTGCGTAAATTTCGCACTTGCTATCACCGTAAGCTGCAACACTATGAGGAACTACAGAGTTGTAATATGTGCTGTCACCTGTTTTCAAGATTGATGTTTCTTTACCGTAAACAACTTCAAGCTCCCCAGAAACAACAATTATAAATTCTTCTCCTTCGTGGGAAGTAAGCTTCTGCTCTTCATTGCTAGGTTCAATTTGAATGAAGAAAGGTTCCATATGGCGGTCGGTTTTTCCTTTTCCTAAGGCAAAGTATTTCAAGGATGCGGTAGTTTCATCTTCAGGATGCATAGTTAATTCCTGCTGACGTTCATCTAACCTGATAATGAGTGGATCTTTGCTGATGTGATCATCAAGAAAAGTACCGAGTCTAACACCAAGAGCTCTTGCAACTTTTAGCAGTGGGCCGAGAGAAGTATATTTATCTTTTTCTTCAAGTGCTTCGAGAAAATTAATGCCAAGACCAGTACGTTTTGAGAATTCTTGAAGACTAATATTTTGTTTTTCACGGAAAGTTTTAATTCGGTGTCCTATTTTAGTTTTTGTCATACTGCCCTCTGCTGGTCTGTTTCTGCTCTACACGGGATTGTGTACAGGTGATTGTAAATACTTTTGTAATGAGTACTTACGTTAACAATATTATTTTGTCATTATTCAGTTTAACCTATCTTAAATGTTTTGAGAAAATGTCGTTTTCGCGACAGGTTGTACAGAGTTGTTACAAAAATGTATGTCAAAGAGCAAATTATGAGATGTTCAACAGTAGGCTGTGCTCGAACTTGATTCGTGCCTCTGATGCATTTGTTAGTGGCCTTCTTTTTAAAAATTATCTATGTTTGTTCTTAAAGTTTCGAAATAATCAAGGAAATATTAATGGACGCAACAGAAGAGAATAAAGACAGAAAGAAAATTCAAGGTGTTTTTTCCAGTCAAAATGTTCAAAAGATTGGAACAGGAACAACTGTGCGACGAACCATCAGTAAAATGTATTGGATGGCTGAAGAAAAGGACGACGGAAGTGTTGAAGTTCAAGCTCTCAGTACTAATTATGTCCCTTCAGGGCCGAAGAATACGGTTACAATGGAAGATTTTTTGTCTAAATATTCTCCTGAGCCTGAATTTTATGTTTCAACTGTATATCCAAAGATGCAGGAACTTAGCGGGGCTGTTCAGCGAGGAGAAAAAGCAAGGCAGGCTGGAGCCACTTATAGCGCAGAGTTTGAATTTCAAAATGCACTGGGAGTAGATGAAGATAATGTCCGGGCGAATTTTGGACTCGGTCTTACTTACATGGAGCGTGGAGAATCCAGCAAAGCTAATGATATCTTTGAAAGGCTTGTCGGTCTCGATGCTGCTTTTGAAGCTGAGCATAAGCATCTTTTCAATGAATTCGGTATTAATCTGAGAAAAACAGGTATGCTGGATCAATCCATAGATTATTATCACAGGGCACTTGAAATGTCCCCGAAAGATGAGAACCTGCATTATAATATGGCGCGGGCTTATTTTGAAAAAGGCCTGCTTGATAAAAGTATTGAGCACTTAGAAAAAGCACTCAGTATTAATGCAGACCATCAGGAAGTACATAAATTTCTTGATTATATCAAAAACATGTAGGTAAATTTTCAAGCAGGCTTATATATTTTTTAAAGCGGATACATATCAAAAAAGCAACTATCCTTTTTCATAATAGTTGCTTTGAAAAACGTAGTTATTAGTCGTATCCTATCTATATCTTTTCCAGCAAAGCAGAATAGAAGAATTCTTTCAATTGTGACTCAGGAGATGTCGTCCATTCCTTTTTCAATTTGGCATCTTTATTCTTCTTTAAAAAATCAGCAATTTGACCATTATTTTCTGCCGGATTAAGTGTGCAGGTTATGTATGCTAAAAATCCGCCCTTGCGAATTGTTTTCCAGCCGTTAGCAAGTATCTTAGACTGCAAAAGAACAAGTGAGTCAGTATCTTCAAGCGAACGCTTAAACTTGGTATCCGGTCTTCGTGATAAAACTCCAAGGCCTGAACATGGCACGTCCAACAGAGCTGTTCCGATTGATTCATGAGCTAGCGGAGGGTTGATTGCTGAGCCTCTGAATGCTGATATTTTAGGGAATTCCTTTTTAAGAGCACTGAGTCTGCCAATATTAGGATCACTGGCAAGAACCGGTGAAATTTCATTGTGCATCAAGTAACGGGATTTACCGCCGCGCCCTGAACAACCGTCCCACACGGGTGTCGGCCAGCTTGAAGGTTCAAGTATGGAAAGTGCCACTCTTGCAGAGTAACTTTGTCTGGTAAGAACTTTTTCCGAAAGCCCCCTTAGCGCTTCGGGGCGCACTCCTGAGCGGAAGGCAAAGCCTTCACCGTCAGAAGCGATAAATTCTTTTTCCATGAGCAGGGTGGCAGCAGCATCTTGTCCGGCATCATCTGAAGTATCAATTGCAAATCCGGCCGCAGGAGGACAAATTTGAGCCTCTAGGTATTTAATAGCTGTCTCTCTGCCGTAACTGTCTATCCATAGTTCAACAATCCACTGTGGGCATGCATA
Above is a genomic segment from Desulfovibrio sp. UCD-KL4C containing:
- a CDS encoding tetratricopeptide repeat protein encodes the protein MDATEENKDRKKIQGVFSSQNVQKIGTGTTVRRTISKMYWMAEEKDDGSVEVQALSTNYVPSGPKNTVTMEDFLSKYSPEPEFYVSTVYPKMQELSGAVQRGEKARQAGATYSAEFEFQNALGVDEDNVRANFGLGLTYMERGESSKANDIFERLVGLDAAFEAEHKHLFNEFGINLRKTGMLDQSIDYYHRALEMSPKDENLHYNMARAYFEKGLLDKSIEHLEKALSINADHQEVHKFLDYIKNM
- a CDS encoding transcription antitermination factor NusB; its protein translation is MKNISLPGPRGLAFNCVSKALESGMDAQAILDSALSSNDLAQRDRGFITEILYGYLRMRIRLQHVLGCFLSRPEGLPAPVLQVLGIASYEILHMDVPAYASVDWGVDSVKRLTKGKLGGLANAVLRKVARLADDGVDIEFFRRNIHNEMKSLAAYYACPQWIVELWIDSYGRETAIKYLEAQICPPAAGFAIDTSDDAGQDAAATLLMEKEFIASDGEGFAFRSGVRPEALRGLSEKVLTRQSYSARVALSILEPSSWPTPVWDGCSGRGGKSRYLMHNEISPVLASDPNIGRLSALKKEFPKISAFRGSAINPPLAHESIGTALLDVPCSGLGVLSRRPDTKFKRSLEDTDSLVLLQSKILANGWKTIRKGGFLAYITCTLNPAENNGQIADFLKKNKDAKLKKEWTTSPESQLKEFFYSALLEKI
- a CDS encoding helix-turn-helix domain-containing protein, whose translation is MTKTKIGHRIKTFREKQNISLQEFSKRTGLGINFLEALEEKDKYTSLGPLLKVARALGVRLGTFLDDHISKDPLIIRLDERQQELTMHPEDETTASLKYFALGKGKTDRHMEPFFIQIEPSNEEQKLTSHEGEEFIIVVSGELEVVYGKETSILKTGDSTYYNSVVPHSVAAYGDSKCEIYAVLYFPE